The genomic segment CGTATGCATGGTGGCAGCGGGCTTGGACTTTATCTCGTTCATCAAATCATGGAACGACTAGACATCGATGCTACTCTTCAAGGAAGTCCCAATCAGGTTCAATTTGCAGCACGCTTCAAATCAATCGTTTAAGATTTCCTCCTTGCCAAACACTAACTTCATTCGTTATACTCCTTTAAGTTAACTAGTTAACTTAAAGGAGGTTTTTTTAATGTCATCCCAACAAGAAGATATTCTTGGTCAACTTTCAAAAGTAGCACGGCTCGTCAAACGAGATATCGACGCCGTCCTTGCCCACCATTCTTTGCACACGGGTCAATGGGCCTTGTTAAAAGCTGTATCTTTACTCGAACCGGTGTCGCAAATCACGCTCTCCAAATACTTAATCATCGAAAAACCAGCTGTCACGAAAACGGTTGTTCGCTTAGAAGAACTAGGCTTCATCTCTCGGAAATCCGTCGGACGACAACGCCTTGTTGAATTGACACCACAGGCAAGAGCTGCTTTCAATACGATTGATGAAGCAGTCCAGGCAGCACATCACTTGTTTCTAAGTGAACTATCAAAAGAAGAACAACATTCGTTAGAGATTTTGATGACCCGTCTGCTGGCGACCCACCGTCCTGTCGAACAGGAGGAATCACCTTGAATCGTTTATTCCACCGTCACTATGTAACGACACTGGTCGTCAATCTACTGTTGTTCATTACCTTTTATTTATTGAATGCTTCCTTACCTTTACTGGCCGCACAACAGTTCAATGTTTCTCAAAGTTCACTCGGTTGGGTCGTAACGGCATTCATTTTAGCAACGGTTTGTTCACGTCCTTTAATCGGACATTGGCTCGATCGTTATGAACTCAAACGAATGTTACTGCTGTCCGCTACATTTTTCATGATTGTCAGTTGCTTATATCTCATCGTCTTACCGCTCGAATCATTCAGCCTATTATTGATCATTCGTGTCTTACACGGGTTTAGTTTCGGAATGATTTCATCTTCACTAAGCTTAAGCGTAACCACGCTGATTCCACCACCTCGTCAAGGGGAAGGGATGGGCTATTTTGTCCTCTCGATGAACCTTGCTTCTGTTCTCGGGCCAGTCATCGGATTGACGTTGATTGCACACGATGCGCTCGTCTGGTACTTCGTCACGATTGCCCTGCTTGCGATTTGTTCGTTTAGTTTCATCTGGCGTTTACCATTAACGAGTAGTCACGTTACGAGTTCCGCGCCATTTCGTTTACGGCAGTCGTTATTCTTATCAAGTCCTGTCTTGCTTCTTGCAACTGTTCTTGCTGGTATTGCGATTTCAAGTACATCCGCGTTCATTTCGCTGTATGCAGATGCGATGGACCATGTCACTTATGCCTCATACTTTTATGGCCTTGCTGCACTCGGCATGGTCGCCATTCGTCCTTTTGCCGGTAAGCGGTTTGATCGACGTGGACCTGCCTCTGTATTGGTGCCATCGTACGCTTTATACGCCGTCGGTTTTTTAGTACTCGGACTGTTCCCGACACTTCCCGGATTATTGTTCGCCGCCCTCATCATCGGAATTGGTTCCGCTTCGATTTTCCCAGGGTTACAAACCGTCATGTTGACCTATGCGGCTCCCGCACAAAAAGGCAAGGCGATTTCGACATTCTTTCTCGCTTACGATAGCGGGTTCGGAATCGGTGCCTTTTTGTTGTCGGGTATTGCCGCGAAAGTGGGTTACTCGAACATGTTTTTGATGTGTAGCCTCGTCGTTGTCAGTAGTGGGCTCTTATACGGTTATTTCCGTCGATCAACGTCGCTTTCAACTGATCAAAATATTGCTTCTTAAAGCGCTCAAGGAAAAGCTCTCCCGTCTAAAGACGCGAGAGCTTTTTCGGATCAACGTGCAGGAACGACCTCGCCTTCTATAACACGTTTCTTCTCTATAAAACGCTGTTTCTTCAGCTCAATGATGTGATCGGCAGCACGGGCGACTTCCGCAGAGTGCGTCACCGCGATGATGCAACGGTTAGAACGGTGAGCAAGTTCTTGAAATAGCCGAATGATGTCCGTCGCAGTTTTTTCATCGAGCGCTCCCGTCGGCTCATCTGCCAGAATGATTGGGGCTTCCGTCGCAAGGGCACGTGCGATGGCGACACGTTGCTGTTGACCACCACTCAACTGCAGTACATTTTTTGTCGCATGGGCTTCGTCGATTCCGACCTGTTCAAGGAGATTTTGGGCATGTTTCTTTTTTCCTTTTATGCGTTGTCCACTCAATTCGAGTGCGACAATCACGTTATCCAATGCGTTCATATACGTCAATAAATTAAACGATTGAAAAACGGTCGCAGCATGTCGTGAACGATACGTCGTCAATCCGATTTTTCGAATATCGCGACCTTGATACGTAATCTGTCCTTCTGTCGGTGAATCAAGTCCACTCAACAGACTGAGAGCCGTCGTTTTCCCGGAACCTGATTCACCGAGAATTGCATAAAACCGTCCGGCCTCGAACTGCATCGAGACATCGTTCAAGATCCGTTGTTGCTTGCTTCCTGATGTATAGGCATAGGTGACGTTCGTCATTTCTAAAGTCGTCATAGTATTAATCCTCCCGTAATAGAATTTCTTTTGGATTCATCCGTAGTAAGGCAAGTGAAGGCAACAAGACAGATAAAAAGACGATTAGACTTCCAATTTCGATGACTTGAAGTAACGTCGTCCAATCAATCTTCGTTGTCATCTCTGTAATTTGTGGAATGCTATCTAACATTTGTTGTCCGCCGCGTCCACCCGGACCGCCAAAACCAGTCTGCGTTGCGACCGAACTAGCCGCTTCCGTCACCTCGCGGTTCAAAAGTTGATCTGTCATGAATTGTGATGTCATGCCACCTGTCGCATACGTGACTAGGAAAGCAATTGCCGCAATCGCAAACGTTTCAATTAGTAATTGCCCCATTAATTTTGAGCGTTTTTCACCCATCGCCAGTAAGATACCCATTTCTTTTCGACGTTCCCGGACGGACAATAAAATCAACAGCGCTAAAATCAAACCACCTGCGATACTAACAAGATAGACGACAGATTTTGAGAAGGACGCGACTTGTTCAATCGGTCCAACCATTTTTTGATAAGCAGCATCATTCGCATCCAGTGTGAACGTATCCCAGTCGAGTGGTGAGACCGCCATCGCTTCTTTTTTGAACGTATTGATTTCAGATGGATCTTCTAGCGTGTAGACGACACTCGATACACTGACCGTTCCTTCTTCAGTCGAGAAGCCCGCGAGTGTATCATTTGCAATGTACATCTGATTCATCGGGTCCATGAAGCCTGCCGCTCGGAAGTTCGCATCGGATGTCGCTTCCGTCGATGCCGATAACCCAATGATCGTCACTGTTACGGAATCCTCGGTCGTTGTCGATGTCAGCTTAAACGTATCCCCGACTTTGAGATCATTTTCAGTCGCTAAGTTTTCATCGATGACAACACTTTTTTCTTTAGCATTGGTAGTCAATGCTTCTCCATCCACGATTTTTAACGTACCGTTCGTGTATGTATCAAGTAGTTCCATGTTCGTCACACCATTTAAAGAGAAATCTGGCACCGTCATTCCTTCAGGCATCTCTCCCCCTCGTCCACCACCTGAGTTCGTTGATTCACTCTCAATCGGTGTGATATCACTCGATGTCGCCGTCGTTTGTGCCAGATAGTTGACGGACTTGACTTCATCTAGTTGTTCGATTGCTTCAACATCTGTCGTATCAATCGCCACTTCTTCTGGTCGTCCACGTTCACCTGACGCTTGTCGTTCTTGCATTTGCTTTTGTCGATCAACTTGTAGTGTCACCGTCGCCCCTAACTCTTTTCTCGCCTCTTCTCCCGCCGATTTAGCAGCATTCTGAATCGCGAATCCTGACAGTACGAGTGATCCGATTACCGTCAAAATAATCAACATGATCATCGTCTTTCCCTTTCGCGCTACAATACTTTTTCCTGCCCGCTTCAAAAAATTCATTTTCCGTGTTCCTCCTTTAATCTTCTAAGCTCATCTTATGCAACGTATCTGTAGTCTAGCTGTAGTTCGACTGTATCTTGGACGAAGAAACGGCCGAAACGCAAAAAAACGAGAATGACAGTGACGTCATCCTCGTTTTAACTCATGTGATTCAATTGACCGGTTACGCACGAAGTTCTGCGTCGAACGCTTTTGTTAAAGCCGTTACGACATGTTCGTGTGCTGCTGTGACTTCTTCATCGACCAAAGTCCGTTCCTTATTTTGATAACGGAGTGAGAAGGCGAATGATTTTTTGTTTTCACCGACATTATCGCCCGTGTAGACATCAAATAATGTGACATGTTGTAAAAGCGGACCTGCTGCTTGCATGATCACTTGCTCCACTTCGCTTGCTGTGACTGATTGATTGAGGACAATCGCGATATCACGCGTCATCGATGGGAAACGGGACATCTCTTGATAGACGACCGGCTCTTTCGAGTGAAGTTTCATGGCATCGAGTTCAAAGACGTAGACTTCTTTTAAGCCATACTGCTCTTTCGAGAGTGCTGGATGCACTTGGCCGACGAACCCAATCGCTTCACCGTCCATCAGTACACGTGCCGTCCGACCTGGATGCATCGAATCGATGACCGCCGCTTCATACGTCAACGTGACATTGAGTGCCTCTGCTAACGTTTCGACGATTCCTTTGACAACGAAGAAATCCGTTTTGACCATTGTGCCATGCGCACGGTGTTGTTCCGCTAGTCCGACAGCGACTCCGGCGACCAGTTCTTGTTCAATCGGCAACGTCTCAAGTGACGCATCACGCTGGAGGTAAACGCTCCCCAGTTCGTAGTAGGCGAGGTCGGCATGTTGACGTGCGACATTGTGTTGCGCGACTTCGAGTAACCCTGGAATCAATGATGTCCGGAGTGTCGAACGTGCTTCGCTGATCGGCATCGCTAGTTTAACGGGATGGAGATCTGTTTGTTCATTGAATTGCATCGCCCGTTGTTCACTCGTCAGTGAGTACGTGATGGCTTGCGATAAACCGGCCCCTTGGAGGAGACGACGAATTTGGCGGCGATGTTGATTTCGTTTCGGTAAGAAACCGCGGCTCGCTTCTTGCGGTAAGCTCGATGTCAAGGCATCGTATCCATAGAGTCGCGCGACTTCTTCCGCGATATCAGCCGGAATCATCAAGTCTTGGCGACGTGTCGGTACGCTGACCGTTAGTGCATCTCCTGATAACTCAACTTCGAGTCCAAGGCGTTCTAATAACTCTTTCATGACCGTACCTTCGATTTCCATTCCGAGACGATGATTGATATACGAGACACTCGCTTCGATTAAGTGATCATCGAGTTGAAGTGTACCTGCTTCGACCGTTCCAGCAAGGACTGTTCCACCAGCAAGTTCAGCAATCAATGCCGCTGCCCGGTCGAGTGCTAACAAGACACGACGTGGGTCGACCCCTTTTTCAAAACGTGAACTGGAGTCCGAGCGTAGTCCAAGGACACGACTCGTCTTCCGGACAGATGTCGGTGCGAAATAAGCCGATTCGAGGATGATTGACGTCGTCGTTGCGTCGACTTCTGTATTTGCACCACCCATGACACCTGCGAGTGCGACGGGCTTTTCGCCATCTGTGATGACGAGCATCGAAGGATCGAGTGTCCGTTCGACTTCGTCAAGTGTTTGGAAGGCTTCGCCTGCTTTCGCTTGACGAACGACAATTTGCTGCCCCAGCTTTTCAGCATCGAATGAATGAAGCGGTTGTCCTGTTTCAAGTAAGACGAAGTTCGTTACGTCGACGACATTGTTGATTGGACGGATCCCGTTGGCGATCAAGCGGTTTTTGAGCCAAAGTGGCGACTCACCGATGGCGACATGTTTAATTTCACGCGCCGCATAAAACGGACATTCCTCCGAATCAAGTGTGACAGCAAGTTTCGTTTTTTCTTCATCTTCCGTCACGTCGATTGCCGGGAAAGTAGCCGTCGTATTTAAAATACCTGCTACTTCATGCGCCACACCGTACATGCTTAGGCAATCAGAACGGTTCGGTGTCAAACCGAGTTCTAAGACTTCGTCATGCAGACCAAGTAGTTCTAAGACGTCTTGCCCTGGTGTGACCGGCTCACGGAATGTATGAATGCCAGCTTGCTCATCTTCACGAATATACTTTTTCTCAAAGCCAAGTTCTTCAAGTGAACAAATCATGCCTTCAGAAACGACTCCACGCAGTTTAGCCCGCTTAATTTTAATGCCCGGAAGGCGTGCTCCGACACGGGCAACGATGACATCTTGTCCTGCTTCAATGTTTGGTGCACCACACACGATTTGGACCGGTTCTTCTTGTCCGATATCAACCGTCGTGACGTTTAGCTTATCCGCTTCCGGATGCTTTTCTTTTGTTAATACATGACCGACGACGATATTGTTCAACTCGGCGTCACGGACTTCGACGCCCTCGACTTCGATTCCACTCTTCGTAATTAAGTCCGCCAGTTCCTCACCAGTTTTCTGGCTGACGTCAACGAACTGCTGTAACCATTGTTTTGAGACTAACATCTGTTTTCCCCCTTAAAACTGTTCGCTGAAGCGAACGTCATTCGTATAGAAGTGGCGAATATCATCGACCCCATATTTCAACATGGCGATTCGCTCAATCCCCATCCCGAAGGCAAATCCAGACATTTTCGTGCTATCATATTCTGCCATCTCAAGGACGTGTGGATGAACCATACCGGCACCTAAAATTTCAATCCAGCCTGTTTGTTTACAAATATTGCACCCTTTTCCACCACATTTAAAACACGAGACGTCGACTTCGACCGATGGTTCTGTGAACGGGAAGAAGCTAGGACGTAATCGGATTTCACGTGCCTCCCCAAACATTTGCTTCACGAATGCTTCGAGCGTGCCTTTTAAGTCTGCCATTGAAATAGACTCTCCGACGACGAGTCCCTCGACTTGCATGAATTGGTGTGAGTGCGTCGCATCGTCTTCATCGCGACGATAGACTTTCCCCGGGCACAGAATCCGAATCGGTTCACCTTTTGAAGCGAGCATCGTCCGCGCTTGGACAGGTGACGTATGGGTCCGCATCAGAATTTCATCCGTGATGTAAAATGAATCTTGCATATCGCGTGCCGGATGATCTTTCGGCAGGTTCAACATCTCGAAGTTGAACAAATCTTGTTCGACTTCAGGTCCTTCGGCAATCGTATAACCGAGTCCAACAAAGATGTCCTCGATTTCGTCTGTGACTTGTTGCAATAAATGTGCTTGTCCGACTTTTTTCGGTCGACCCGGAAGTGTCACGTCAATCGCTTCAAGCGCTAGTTTTGCGTCCATCTCTTGTTGCTTGACGTCTACTAAACGTTGCTCGAGTTCTGTTTGGATGACACCACGAACCGCATTTGCAATTTCACCGACGACCGGACGTTCTTCTGCTGATAATTTTCCCATTCCACGTAATACTTCTGTGATCGGACCTTTTTTTCCGAGATATTTGACACGGACATCATTTAATTCTTTTTGTGTACTGGCTTGATTCACGAGTTGTAGCGCTTCGTCGCGAAGTGCCTCTAATTGTTCCCGCATGCTCGTCACTCCTTTTTTTCAAATAAAAAACGCCCCTTCAGCAAATGCCGAAGGGACGATTTAATTCAATCGTGGTACCACCCTTGTTCGACTTGAATCCATCAAGTCCTCAAGTAGCGCGATAACGGGCGCTTCCCGTCACGATCTCTCGTGCGACTCCGGAGTGAATTCAGCTAGCGGATTCGTAAAGAAGCTTGCAGTCTAAGGCTTCCTCTCCCTAATCGAATCGTTCTCTAACCTACTCTGTTCCATCAACGTCTAATTAAATGTTCTACTGTAACTCACTTTAGCATGAACGCTTCAGTGATTCAATCGACCGGAGCAAAATGATACAGTAAAATTCCTGCCGCAACGGCTGCATTGAGTGATTCGGCTTTTCCGCGAATTGGAATGTAAGCACGTCCATCACATTGGTCGAGCAATTCTGGTGCAACACCTTGTGCTTCATTCCCGATGATGAGTCCGATTGCCCCAAGATTTTCGACTTCTGTATACGGATTGGCATTGCGTAGTGCCGTTCCGAGAACGAACACCCCTAATTCATGCAAGTCTTGAATCGCTTCATCAAGCGACATCATGATGACCGGCAAGTGGAAAATCGAACCTTGTGTTGCGCGGAGGACTTTGCTGTTGTAGACATCAACTGTCCCGTGACCAATGATGACACCATCGAACCCGGCAGCATCGGCTGTCCGAATCATCGTTCCGACATTACCCGGGTCTTGCAGGCGATCGAGTAACAGGTAACGGCCACGCTCTAAGCGCTCCGTTTGCTCTTTCATCTCACAAACTGCGAAAATCCCTTGTGTCGTTTCTGTTTCTGACAAGACTTTGGCAACTGATTCGTCAATTGTGATCAAGTCAGCCGCATTTTTCTTCCAAGAACCAGGAACCTGAACATCCTCACGGACAATCAACTCTTTGATGATTCCAGCGCGAACAGCCTCTTCAACAAGATGCTCTCCTTCAATGAGGAAACGTTTTGTCTGAAGACGTCCTTTTTTTGTTAAAAGTTTTTTCCATTGTTTGACAATCTCATTCTTCGTAGAAGAAATATGTTTCATGGTTTACCCCTCGTAAATCGCTTGGACTGCTTGCGTATCTAAACGTTTCGTAACGGCAACGATTAAATCGACTGCTGCTTCGAAATCTGCTTTATGCATAATGGAAACGTTCGTATGCAAGTAACGGATTGGTACTGTCAATGCGAGCGAAGGAACTCCTGTGTTCGATAAATGGAATTTCGCAGCATCCGTCCCACCACCCGGTGTTAGGTCCAATTGATATTTAATGTTTTCTTCTTTTGCGACACCTGTGACGAAATCGATTAATCCGCGGTGCGCGATCATCGTCGCATCAAACATGATGACTTGAACACCTTCTCCAAGTTTCGACAATGCTTCGCGATCCGTCATTCCTGGTGTATCACCCGGAATCCCTGTGTCAACTGCAAACGCAATCGATGGATGAATCAAGTTCGCAGCCGTTTGCGCGCCACGAAGCCCAACTTCTTCTTGCACCGTTGCTCCTGCAAAAATTGTGTTCGGATGTCCTTCTTCTTTTAAACGTTTGATGGCTTCAATCGCAATCGCACAGCTAATCCGGTTATCCCAAGCTTTTGCCATCAAGAAATTCTCATTTTTCATCACAGTAAATTCGCAATGTGGAACGACCGTATCTCCTGGTCGGATTCCCCAACCTTCGACTTCTTCTTTCGAAGTAGCACCGATATCAATAAACATTTCTTTGATATCGACTGGTTTATTGCGCGCTTCCGGTGGTAAAACATGAGGTGGTTTCGCACCGATTACGCCTGGAATGACTTCTCCAGATGATGTCACAATGTTCATACGCTGTGCTAGAAGCACTTGTCCCCACCAACCACCGAGTGGTTGGAAGCGGAGAAACCCTTTTTCATCAACCCTTGTCACCATAAATCCAACTTCATCCATGTGACCGGCAATTAAAATACGAGGCGCATCATCTTCTGCCCCTTTGTGTTCCGCGAATAAGCTACCTAACCCATCTTGATGGAATGCTTCAGCGTGAGGTTCTAGATACTCCCGCATGAGTTGGCGTACTTCTTTCTCGTTCCCAGGTACTCCCGTTGCGTCCGTTAGACGCTTCAACATATGTAATTGTTCATTCATCTGATTTCCTCCTCAGTAACCGTTGTCTTGGCGAACATGATTCGCCTCGTTTTTTGCAACATAAGCCTTGAAAATCATTTCTTGTGTAAAACCAAGTGTAGCACCTAATGCTAGGTATGCACCAATTAAAACATCGTAACTTTGTTCTGTTCTTGAAATCGCGAAGACATTTGTTTTATTGTAAACATCTAAAAACGCGTCTGTCGCAGTCAAATAGTAGTCCCCTTCAACGAATCGATCTTTCTTATAATCAAGAGCTAGACCGAGCGATAGGAGGAAATGGACGCCATCGACATATTCCTCAAGAATCGTAACTTGTGCTGATGGTCCCTTTGTCGACCAAAATTTAAAGCAACGTGTTTCATTCGCCAGTTCACCTAACTCTACTAATAGGGCAAGCAACCGCTCATCAAACTGATTCCCGGTCAAATTATGTTCTGACTGGATTCGTTTATCTAACTGTTCCTGCATCTCAAAAAGTGTCAACCAGTCCATCGTAATTCTCCTTCTATCCCAAAAAATAAAACATAGACACAAACCTCTGCCTATTACCTATTTTAGCATTCCTCAAAAAAAAACGCCGGAGAATTAAATTCCCCGACGAATTGTAGAACTTAAGCGTTCAATTTTGCTTTTGCTGAGTCAGCAAGTGAAGCAAATGCAGCTGAATCTGTAACTGCGAGGTCAGCAAGCATCTTACGGTTGATGTCGATACCCGCAAGTTTGAGACCATGCATCATGCGGCTATAAGAAAGACCGTTGATACGTGCAGCCGCATTGATCCGAGTGATCCAGAGGCGACGGAAGTCATGTTTCTTTTGACGACGGTCACGGTAAGCATACATGAGAGATTTCATAACTTGCTGTTTCGCTACCTTGAAGAGTGTATGTTTCGAGCCGTAATAGCCCTTAGCTAATTTGAGTTGTTTTTTACGACGTTGACGAGTCGTATATCCGCCTTTTACGCGTGGCATATAAATTCCCTCCTAAATCTGTGTACGATTGAATAAATTACTTCGCGATCATGTGACGGATGCGTTTGAAGTCACCCGATGATACCATGCTAGCTTTACGTAATTTACGTTTCGCTTTAGTTGATTTGTTACCGAATAAGTGGCTTGTGTAAGCACGACCACGTTTCAATTTGCCAGAAGCAGTACGTTTGAAACGCTTAGAAGCACCGCGGTGCGATTTCATTTTAGGCATGAGAGATTCCCTCCTACTTCGATTCGATTAGTCTTCTTTCTTTGGAGCAAGCACTAAGAACATGCTGCGTCCTTCCATCTTCGGTCTCTGTTCAACTACACCGAACTCGCTTAAATCCGTAGCGAGACGTTCAAGGACACGTCTACCGATTTCCGAGTGAGTGATGGCACGTCCGCGGAAGCGAATACTCGCTTTCACTTTGTTACCATTCTCTAAGAATTTCTTCGCATTACGGAATTTCGTTTGGAAGTCATTCTCCTCGATTGTTGGGCTGAGACGGACTTCTTTCATCTGAATCACTTTCTGATTCTTCCGAGTTTCTTTGTCCTTCTTTTGCAACTCGAAACGGTATTTACCGTAGTCCATGATTTTACATACAGGCGGCGTTGCTTGTGGTGCGACCATGACGAGGTCAAGGTCAGCTTCCTCAGCGAGACGCAATGCCTCAGTGCGTGATTGGACTCCAAGTTGTGCACCATCCGCTCCGATAAGACGAACTTCTCGAGCGCGGATGCCTTCATTGATTAACAGATCTTTGCTAATGGTTAGCACCTCCATCGTG from the Exiguobacterium oxidotolerans JCM 12280 genome contains:
- a CDS encoding MarR family winged helix-turn-helix transcriptional regulator: MSSQQEDILGQLSKVARLVKRDIDAVLAHHSLHTGQWALLKAVSLLEPVSQITLSKYLIIEKPAVTKTVVRLEELGFISRKSVGRQRLVELTPQARAAFNTIDEAVQAAHHLFLSELSKEEQHSLEILMTRLLATHRPVEQEESP
- a CDS encoding MFS transporter, whose protein sequence is MNRLFHRHYVTTLVVNLLLFITFYLLNASLPLLAAQQFNVSQSSLGWVVTAFILATVCSRPLIGHWLDRYELKRMLLLSATFFMIVSCLYLIVLPLESFSLLLIIRVLHGFSFGMISSSLSLSVTTLIPPPRQGEGMGYFVLSMNLASVLGPVIGLTLIAHDALVWYFVTIALLAICSFSFIWRLPLTSSHVTSSAPFRLRQSLFLSSPVLLLATVLAGIAISSTSAFISLYADAMDHVTYASYFYGLAALGMVAIRPFAGKRFDRRGPASVLVPSYALYAVGFLVLGLFPTLPGLLFAALIIGIGSASIFPGLQTVMLTYAAPAQKGKAISTFFLAYDSGFGIGAFLLSGIAAKVGYSNMFLMCSLVVVSSGLLYGYFRRSTSLSTDQNIAS
- a CDS encoding ABC transporter ATP-binding protein, which produces MTTLEMTNVTYAYTSGSKQQRILNDVSMQFEAGRFYAILGESGSGKTTALSLLSGLDSPTEGQITYQGRDIRKIGLTTYRSRHAATVFQSFNLLTYMNALDNVIVALELSGQRIKGKKKHAQNLLEQVGIDEAHATKNVLQLSGGQQQRVAIARALATEAPIILADEPTGALDEKTATDIIRLFQELAHRSNRCIIAVTHSAEVARAADHIIELKKQRFIEKKRVIEGEVVPAR
- a CDS encoding ABC transporter permease produces the protein MNFLKRAGKSIVARKGKTMIMLIILTVIGSLVLSGFAIQNAAKSAGEEARKELGATVTLQVDRQKQMQERQASGERGRPEEVAIDTTDVEAIEQLDEVKSVNYLAQTTATSSDITPIESESTNSGGGRGGEMPEGMTVPDFSLNGVTNMELLDTYTNGTLKIVDGEALTTNAKEKSVVIDENLATENDLKVGDTFKLTSTTTEDSVTVTIIGLSASTEATSDANFRAAGFMDPMNQMYIANDTLAGFSTEEGTVSVSSVVYTLEDPSEINTFKKEAMAVSPLDWDTFTLDANDAAYQKMVGPIEQVASFSKSVVYLVSIAGGLILALLILLSVRERRKEMGILLAMGEKRSKLMGQLLIETFAIAAIAFLVTYATGGMTSQFMTDQLLNREVTEAASSVATQTGFGGPGGRGGQQMLDSIPQITEMTTKIDWTTLLQVIEIGSLIVFLSVLLPSLALLRMNPKEILLRED
- the pheT gene encoding phenylalanine--tRNA ligase subunit beta, encoding MLVSKQWLQQFVDVSQKTGEELADLITKSGIEVEGVEVRDAELNNIVVGHVLTKEKHPEADKLNVTTVDIGQEEPVQIVCGAPNIEAGQDVIVARVGARLPGIKIKRAKLRGVVSEGMICSLEELGFEKKYIREDEQAGIHTFREPVTPGQDVLELLGLHDEVLELGLTPNRSDCLSMYGVAHEVAGILNTTATFPAIDVTEDEEKTKLAVTLDSEECPFYAAREIKHVAIGESPLWLKNRLIANGIRPINNVVDVTNFVLLETGQPLHSFDAEKLGQQIVVRQAKAGEAFQTLDEVERTLDPSMLVITDGEKPVALAGVMGGANTEVDATTTSIILESAYFAPTSVRKTSRVLGLRSDSSSRFEKGVDPRRVLLALDRAAALIAELAGGTVLAGTVEAGTLQLDDHLIEASVSYINHRLGMEIEGTVMKELLERLGLEVELSGDALTVSVPTRRQDLMIPADIAEEVARLYGYDALTSSLPQEASRGFLPKRNQHRRQIRRLLQGAGLSQAITYSLTSEQRAMQFNEQTDLHPVKLAMPISEARSTLRTSLIPGLLEVAQHNVARQHADLAYYELGSVYLQRDASLETLPIEQELVAGVAVGLAEQHRAHGTMVKTDFFVVKGIVETLAEALNVTLTYEAAVIDSMHPGRTARVLMDGEAIGFVGQVHPALSKEQYGLKEVYVFELDAMKLHSKEPVVYQEMSRFPSMTRDIAIVLNQSVTASEVEQVIMQAAGPLLQHVTLFDVYTGDNVGENKKSFAFSLRYQNKERTLVDEEVTAAHEHVVTALTKAFDAELRA
- the pheS gene encoding phenylalanine--tRNA ligase subunit alpha; its protein translation is MREQLEALRDEALQLVNQASTQKELNDVRVKYLGKKGPITEVLRGMGKLSAEERPVVGEIANAVRGVIQTELEQRLVDVKQQEMDAKLALEAIDVTLPGRPKKVGQAHLLQQVTDEIEDIFVGLGYTIAEGPEVEQDLFNFEMLNLPKDHPARDMQDSFYITDEILMRTHTSPVQARTMLASKGEPIRILCPGKVYRRDEDDATHSHQFMQVEGLVVGESISMADLKGTLEAFVKQMFGEAREIRLRPSFFPFTEPSVEVDVSCFKCGGKGCNICKQTGWIEILGAGMVHPHVLEMAEYDSTKMSGFAFGMGIERIAMLKYGVDDIRHFYTNDVRFSEQF
- a CDS encoding TrmH family RNA methyltransferase — protein: MKHISSTKNEIVKQWKKLLTKKGRLQTKRFLIEGEHLVEEAVRAGIIKELIVREDVQVPGSWKKNAADLITIDESVAKVLSETETTQGIFAVCEMKEQTERLERGRYLLLDRLQDPGNVGTMIRTADAAGFDGVIIGHGTVDVYNSKVLRATQGSIFHLPVIMMSLDEAIQDLHELGVFVLGTALRNANPYTEVENLGAIGLIIGNEAQGVAPELLDQCDGRAYIPIRGKAESLNAAVAAGILLYHFAPVD
- a CDS encoding M42 family metallopeptidase; its protein translation is MNEQLHMLKRLTDATGVPGNEKEVRQLMREYLEPHAEAFHQDGLGSLFAEHKGAEDDAPRILIAGHMDEVGFMVTRVDEKGFLRFQPLGGWWGQVLLAQRMNIVTSSGEVIPGVIGAKPPHVLPPEARNKPVDIKEMFIDIGATSKEEVEGWGIRPGDTVVPHCEFTVMKNENFLMAKAWDNRISCAIAIEAIKRLKEEGHPNTIFAGATVQEEVGLRGAQTAANLIHPSIAFAVDTGIPGDTPGMTDREALSKLGEGVQVIMFDATMIAHRGLIDFVTGVAKEENIKYQLDLTPGGGTDAAKFHLSNTGVPSLALTVPIRYLHTNVSIMHKADFEAAVDLIVAVTKRLDTQAVQAIYEG
- a CDS encoding dUTP diphosphatase, encoding MDWLTLFEMQEQLDKRIQSEHNLTGNQFDERLLALLVELGELANETRCFKFWSTKGPSAQVTILEEYVDGVHFLLSLGLALDYKKDRFVEGDYYLTATDAFLDVYNKTNVFAISRTEQSYDVLIGAYLALGATLGFTQEMIFKAYVAKNEANHVRQDNGY
- the rplT gene encoding 50S ribosomal protein L20, which translates into the protein MPRVKGGYTTRQRRKKQLKLAKGYYGSKHTLFKVAKQQVMKSLMYAYRDRRQKKHDFRRLWITRINAAARINGLSYSRMMHGLKLAGIDINRKMLADLAVTDSAAFASLADSAKAKLNA
- the rpmI gene encoding 50S ribosomal protein L35 gives rise to the protein MPKMKSHRGASKRFKRTASGKLKRGRAYTSHLFGNKSTKAKRKLRKASMVSSGDFKRIRHMIAK
- the infC gene encoding translation initiation factor IF-3, with the protein product MEVLTISKDLLINEGIRAREVRLIGADGAQLGVQSRTEALRLAEEADLDLVMVAPQATPPVCKIMDYGKYRFELQKKDKETRKNQKVIQMKEVRLSPTIEENDFQTKFRNAKKFLENGNKVKASIRFRGRAITHSEIGRRVLERLATDLSEFGVVEQRPKMEGRSMFLVLAPKKED